In a single window of the Emys orbicularis isolate rEmyOrb1 chromosome 11, rEmyOrb1.hap1, whole genome shotgun sequence genome:
- the TMEM169 gene encoding transmembrane protein 169, protein MPNETLQNSSGMEEAVQRENKAGPRSPHRGSLRRAVATAVTFDGEATMDRRKKKKKESRPESIIVYRSENENKVEEEQADEEGRERSSEEGSKFLGNSVADGGWSMPLDSRYVTLTGTITRGKKKGQMVDIHVTLTDKELQELAKSKEPPKDETPEGKKTCDVGLDRGPHILLWSIICLPVIFVVSFVVSFYYGTITWYNIFLVYNEERTFWHKITFCPLLIIFYPVIIMVMAFFLGLYTAVTQIAWSFGGWWHAVRDMEKGFCGWLCSKLGLEDCSPYSIVELLDSDNISGSLSGKSSAQGVETSTV, encoded by the exons ATGCCCAATGAGACGCTTCAGAACAGCAGCGGGATGGAGGAAGCAGTGCAGAGGGAGAACAAGGCTGGACCACGCAGCCCGCACCGAGGCTCCCTGCGGAGAGCTGTGGCTACGGCAGTGACCTTTGATGGAGAAGCCACTAtggacagaaggaaaaagaaaaagaaagagtcCCGTCCCGAGTCTATTATAGTTTATCGGTCGGAGAATGAAAAtaaggtggaggaggagcaggcggatgaggaaggaagggagagaagttCAGAAGAAGGCTCCAAGTTCTTGGGAAATTCCGTGGCAGATG GTGGCTGGAGCATGCCCTTAGACAGCCGATATGTTACTTTAACTGGAACTATCACAAGGGGGAAGAAGAAGGGCCAGATGGTGGACATCCATGTTACGCTAACAGACAAAGAACTACAGGAGCTGGCTAAATCCAAGGAGCCTCCAAAAGATGAGACACCGGAAGGGAAGAAGACTTGCGACGTTGGATTGGACAGGGGCCCCCATATCCTGCTCTGGAGCATCATCTGCCTTCCTGTCATCTTTGTAGTGTCCTTTGTGGTTTCCTTTTACTACGGAACCATCACTTGGTACAACATCTTCTTGGTGTACAATGAAGAGAGGACCTTCTGGCACAAGATCACCTTCTGCCCCTTACTCATTATCTTCTATCCTGTCATAATCATGGTCATGGCTTTCTTCCTAGGCTTATATACGGCGGTTACCCAGATTGCGTGGTCCTTCGGTGGCTGGTGGCATGCTGTGAGAGATATGGAGAAGGGATTCTGTGGCTGGTTGTGTAGCAAGCTGGGCCTAGAAGACTGTTCCCCATACAGCATTGTTGAGCTGCTAGATTCTGACAATATCTCAGGTAGTCTGTCTGGCAAAAGCTCTGCACAGGGCGTTGAGACTTCAACAGTCTGA